The sequence GCTGTACTCCTCACGGCGGCGCTTGAGCTGACGCAGACGGTCAATCCCCAGTCGCGTCACGACGGTAACAAGCCAGGCCTGGGGGTCAGCAATCTGCTTATGATCAGCCTCGCTCCAGCGGAACCAGGCATCCTGTACCAGATCCTCGGCGTCCATCCGGGTACCCAGCAGTCGATAGCCCAAGCCCAGCAAACGCGGGCGGGCCTGATCAAAAAGTTCAGCCTTGTCATTCATATTGCAGTCTCTGGTGGTGTACAGCCAGGACGCTGGTTTGCGTCCGTCTGTGACAGTTGCTGTCACACTTGTCCAGGCTACGACGTCCTGGGGGTTGTTGACACTTTTCAAGCCACTGGAGTTTATACCCATGCGTCTCGACTACCTCAGACATGCCGACGCCCTGCCCTTGCAGGCACTCACCGCCATCAGCGCCCACCTGCATCATTCGACACTCGACCAGGAACTGCTCGCCCTGATTCAGTTGCGTGCTTCACAGCTCAACGGCTGCGCCTACTGTATCGACATGCACAGCAAGGATCTGCAGGCCCTGGGAGCCGAGCCAGCCCGTATCCATCTGCTGCCGGCCTGGCGCGAGGCCGGAGTCTACAGCCCCGCCGAGCAAGCAGTCCTGGCCTGGACCGAAGCCGTCACCCTGATCAGCCATGAGCAGGATCTGCAAGCCCGGTTCAAGAGCCTGGCTGAACATTTCAACGAAACGGAAATCACCCGGCTGACCTTTGCGATCATCGCCATCAACAGTTGGAATCGCCTGAGCGTCGCCTTTGGCCGGCAACCCGATGGCTATCAACCCGGTGACCTGGAACCGTTTATGCAGCAGGCATTGAAACGTTTTACCAGCCCCGCCTAGGGGCTGGTCCAATGACCTCGCCCACCACACAATGGCTCAACCCTCGACATGCCGTTAAAGCAGGACACTAATTAGCGTAGAAGCCTTACAGGGTGCAGAAGTAGTACTCAACGCTCATGCAAACGGGCGTTGAGTTCATCCACTACCGGCGCCCATTCAGCATCTTCAAGGATTTCCTCACGCAGGAACGCTGCCTGCGAGGCATTCCAGAATGGCGCCTCAGACAGCTTGGCATCGTGGTCCAGGGAATGGGTCGCGAAAAAAGTGTCGATACTCGACGGGTCTGAATCAAGGCCGAGTTGGGCAAACAACTCGGCCAGGGTCTTGTTCGGCATATCCATGGGCACCTCCGGCAAACCTGGGAAAACCTGCACTTCCCATTAAAGCAGAGATGACACCCAACGCGGGCTTGTTCAGGCTTCTGTCAGAACAACTCCAGCTCAGACAGCGCCAGATAGGCATAGAAACCCAGCAAGGCCAGGGCCCGCTTGCTCACCCGCTTGCGCGGCTGGGGTAAAGCCTTGTAGGCATGCAGGCGCTGATACAACGCCAGATTCTGGCGCGCCTGGTGGCGCAGCCGGAAACGTTTTTCGGCATCTTCACCGGCCTGACAGGCCATGCGCTGACGCAACTCAGGATTCCGGTACAAGGCCAGGATGCTGTCTCGGGCCTGATCCACATCCAGATCAACCAGCAACCCGTTGACCCCCTCCTTCACCAGTTCGGGGATAAACCCCACATTTCCGCCAATCACCGGGCAACCGCAGGCAAGCACCTCGCGCAAGGTCCGGCATGACTGGTCAGTGCCACCGACCGGGAAGTACAGCAGATCCATGGCCCGGTAGGCCGCCACCAGATCATCACCCTCGATATAACCCGGCATTACCAGCAGATCGCTGATGCCCAGCCGCTCGGCCGGCGCATGAACAACGTTATTGGCATCGCCATGACCGACCAGGAACAGCTTGAGATTGGGAATCTGCTTGCGCAGCTCCGCAGCTGCGTTGAGCAGCAGATCCAACCGCCGGCGCGGCTGAATGCGCGAAGCCATGCCGATCACGAAATCATCCGGACCAAAACCGAAACGGGCGCGCGCCTGCTCACGGTCCATCGAGGTATTGAAACGCTCAAGATCGATCCCAGGCTCAATCACTGCAATCCGGCTGGCGGGAAACTTGAATCGCTCAACCGCCTGCTGGCGAGCATGCTCACTGATCACCACCAGTCCGTCAGTGGCGTTTTTGAGCAGAAAGCGTGAACGCCATTTGTCATCCGGGCCGTTGGCATTGTAACTGGTGCGCACCAGCAAATGCTTGCCACCAGTCATACAGTTGGCCAGGACGCCGAGCATATGGGCATTGGGCATATGGCAATTGATGACGTCAGTCTGGTGTTCACGCATCACATTGACCAGCTTTGGCACATCCCGTGTTGCCGACATGATCCGCAAGTGTTTTTCCATTTCCAGAGTAACCGGCTCCAGGCCTTTCTTGCGGCACTCCCATAGAGTCGACCGTCGCGCCTTGGGGCTGGGTTTGCCACACACCAGCTGCGAGTCCGCGCCTTCCTGCTGCTCGGCAATCACCAGGTCGGTAACCGGTTCGGACCGCTCGGTCCAGCGCCAATTGCTCAATAAATGGGTGACTTTCGGAGATGCCGATTGCTTGTTCACAGTCAAAAGCCCTGCAAGTGGTTGAATAATCGGCGCGAATTATAGGCAAAAGGCCAGCTGTGGACGACCCCAAAATCGTAACCGAAATCCCCCTAGCCCCCATCTCCGACGACCAGTAGCCAGGAAACACCTCTACTCAGCTTGAACAAGACCGCCAACCCAAGCAAAATACTGAATAAATAACCAGCACTTGATCAGTCCGCATGCCCGACTCACTCGGCCCAGAACATTACTATCTCAGCAACTTCCTGACCGCCCTGAACTGGATTGAGGAGCGTTACGGCGACCTGCTGAGCGCCGAAGAGCATGCGTTCATCTGCGGCTTCAGGCATTTGCCGCTGGCCAGCCAGGCCCTGCTGGTACGTTTAGTGATGCGCAAGGGTCCGCACTTTCGCCACAGCGCACTGAAGTACCCGGAAATTGGCGACATCGCTATCGCCGCCGAGGCTTTGCTCAAGCACGGCTGGCTACGCGACGACCAGCCGCTGGACGCGGCGCAGCTATTTGCCCTGCTGCGCCGAGGCGAACTCCTGACCCTATTGCCTGATACCCCGAGCAGTACCCGAAAAGCCGATCTGTTCGAAGCTCTGTGTGCAAAGATCAGCCAGCCCACCAGGTTCAGCGAACTGGCAGGATTTCTCAATGAGCCGCTCTACACCCTGATGGTCGGCCCGCTCTGCGAGCGCCTGCGACTGATGTTCTTCGGCAACCTGAGCCAGCAGTGGTCGGAGTTCGTCCTGGCTGATCTCGGCATCTTTCGCTATGAACAGGTGCCCATTGCCGCGCAAGCCCGGGGCTTCAGCCAACGGGCCGATATCGATGACTACCTGCACCTGCGAGCCTGCCGCGAACAGCTAGAAGCCGGCGCCAGTGTCAACAGCGTACTGGAACAACTCGGCCCAGTGCGCAGCGACAACCCCTGGATTCTCAACCGCCATGCCAAGCTGCTGTTTTTGCTGGCCCGGCAAGCGGAACGCGACGGTGAACTGCACAACGCCGTGATGCTGTATCAACGTAGCCACTACCCTGGCGCCCGCCAGCGCCGGATTCGCCTGCTTGAGCGCCTCGAATCCTGGGATAGCGCCTGGAGTCTGGCCCAAGTCGCTCTGGCCTCCCCCGAAAGCGATGCTGAGCAGCAATTGCTGGAGCGGCTACTGGCACGCCTGGCGCGCCAGCTCGACCAACCAGCTCCGGCACCACGCCCGCGCTGCGAGCCTGAGCGCATTGACCTGACCCTGGCCAATACCGGCAGCGTCGAATGGGCCGTGCGCGAACACCTGCACACCGAGCAGACCCCGGTGCACTATGTCGAAAACACCCTGATCAACAGCCTGTTCGGTCTGCTGTGCTGGGAAGCGATCTTTACCCCACTCCCCGGCGCCTTCTTCCACCCGTTCCATACCGGCCCGGTCGATCTGCTCAGCGCCGATTTTCACCAGCGCCGCGCACAACAGTTCACTCGCTGCCTGGCGCGGCTCGACGATGGCAGCCATGCCCAGCATATCCGCGCCATCTACCAGGCCAAACAGGGTATCCAGTCGCCGTTCGTGGCCTGGGACTGGCTGCCTGCCGAGCTGCTTGACCAGGCTCTGCTGTGCCTGCCAGCCGAGCACCTCAAAGCCTGGTTCCAGCGCCTACTACAGGATTTACGCAACAACCGCGCCGGCATGCCCGACCTGATCCAGTTCTGGCCGCAGGAGCGGCGCTACCGGATGATCGAGGTCAAAGGTCCCGGTGACCGTCTGCAGGACAACCAGAAGCGCTGGATCGAGTTCTGCACCCGGCACAACATGCCGGTGCAGGTCTGCCATGTGCGCTGGAGCGAGGCATGAGCTACCGGATCGGGGTACGCGCGCTCTGTGAGTTCACCGCCCGCGAGGGCGATCTGGACCTGCGTTTCACCCCGGCGCCAACCGCCGAGGAAGGCCAGGCCGGGCACCGTACGGTTATTGCCCGGCGCGGCCCGGACTACCTCAGTGAAATCCCGGTGGCAGGCGACTACCCAGGCCTGCGGGTAGTTGGGCGGGCAGATGGCTATGACCCTGACTTCAAACTGCTGGAAGAAATCAAGACCCACCGTGGCGATGTCAGCCGCATTCCCCACAACCATCAGGTACTGCACTGGGCCCAGGTCAAAGTCTACGGCTGGTTGCTATGCCAGCAGTGGGGCATGGATGAAATCGACCTGGCGGTGGTGTATTTCAACGTCGTCACCCAGCAGGAAACCGTATTTCGTGAACGCTTTGGCGCCGAATCGCTGCGCGAATTTTTCCAGTTGCAGTGCCAGCGTTTCATCGCCTGGGCTGAACAGGAAACCCTGCATCGTCAACGTCGCGATCATGACCTGGGCGCTTTGAGCTTTCCCTATCCGAGCTTTCGCCACGGTCAGCGCCAACTGGCCGAAGCTGTTTATCGCGCCGCCCGTGATGGCGAGCAACTGCTGGCTCAGGCTACCACAGGAATTGGTAAGACACTGGGCACCCTGTTTCCCCAGCTCAAGGCCTTTCCCGCCCAGCAACTGGACCGGCTGTTCTTTCTCTGTGCTAAAACACCCGGCCGGCATCTGGCGCTGGAGGCCTTGCAGGCTCTGCACCAGCATAATCCCGGCTTGAACCTGCGAGTACTCGAACACGTCGCCCGCGACAAGGCCTGCGAATACCCCGAACGCGCCTGTCATGGTGATTCCTGCCCGCTGGCCAAGGGCTTCTACGACCGTTTGCCGGCCGCACGTCTGGCGGCGCTACAAGCTGGCTGGCTGGATCAGGTCCAGGTCCGAGCCATCGCCAGGGAGCACCAGATCTGCCCTTATTATCTGAGCCAGGAGTTGTGTCGCTGGAGCGATGTAGTGGTCTGCGACTACAACTACTACTTCGATCTTGGTGCCCTGCTCTATAGCCTGACCCTGATCAACGACTGGCGCGTTACCCTGCTGGTCGATGAAGCGCACAACCTGATCGACCGGGCCCGCGGCATGTATAGCGCCGAACTCGACCAGGCCCGCTTCAACAGCCTGCGCCGTAGCGCTCCCGCCCGACTCAAGGGCCCACTGGATCGGGTCGCCCGGCACTGGAACCAGCTACACCAGGACCAACAAGCCGACTATCAGATTTATCCGCAGGTTGCCGACCTGTTTGTCGCCAGCCTGAACAAGGCCGTCAGTGCCCTGACTGACCACCTGACCGACCAGCCCACCGGCAATGACACCGCGCTGTTGCAGTTTTACCTGGATGCCATGCTGTTCTGCCGACTGGCCGAGGCCTACGGCCCGCACTCGCTGTTCGACATCACCCGCTACCAGGACCGCCAGCAAGCGCTGTCAACCCTGTGCCTGCGCAATGTAATTCCCGCGCCCTTTCTTGCCGAACGCTTTCGCCTGGCGCACAGCAGCACCCTGTTCTCGGCCACCTTGAGCCCGGCGCCCTACTACCGGGACCTGCTGGGGCTGAATCAGGACTGCCAGGCCCTGGAGGTTGAATCGCCTTTTCGCCCGGAGCAACTCGACGTGCGCATTACCTCCAAACTATCGACCCGCTACCCGGATCGCACCGACAGCCTAGGCCCCATCAGCGCCCTGATCGCCCAGCAGTTTCACCAACGCCCCGGCAACTATCTGGCGTTTTTCAGCAGCTACGACTATCTGCAACAGGCCCTGGCGCATCTGCGCCGTCATTATCCGCAGATACCTCTGTGGGAGCAGTCACGGCAAATGAACGAATCCCAGCGCCAGAGTTTTCTCCAGCAGTTCACCAGCGAATCCCAAGGGGTGGGCTTTGCCGTGCTCGGCGGCGCCTTTGGCGAAGGCATCGACCTGCCGGGACCACGCCTGATCGGCGCGTTTATCGCCACCCTGGGCCTGCCGCAAGTCAATCCGGTGAACGAGGAAATCCGCCAGCGCATGGAAGATCAGTTCGGCAATGGCTATGACTACGCCTACCTCTACCCGGGCCTGCAGAAAGTGGTCCAGGCCGCTGGCCGAGTCATCCGTACCACCGAAGATCATGGCGTGGTCTGGTTACTGGATCAACGCTTTGCTGAGCGCCGGATCCGCCGCTGGTTGCCCAGTTGGTGGCAGATCCGCAGCTGATTGAATCAACGCAGCAGATCGGCCAGCGCCTGCATGGCCAGCCGAGTGGTCGCAAAGGTATGCGCAGACGGAGCCAGGGGATGCGATGACAGCCGCACAACCACCAACCCGGCCTCGGGGTTGATATGCAGCAGTTGCCCGTAGGCGCCGAGCGCCTCATAGACCCCGTCCGGGTTGTGACTGACCCACCATTGATTACGGTAGGAATAACCCGGCTGGTAATCACGTCCGGAAGCAATGAAAGCATCCTGGTCAGCCCCCCGGCGCAGGTCGGCAATCACCTCGGGGCTGATGATCTGCTGGCCATTGAAACGCCCATCCTGGCGCATCATCTCGGCAAACCGGGCCAGATCACGCAAGGTCGCGTTGAACCCGGCCCCAGCCC is a genomic window of Halopseudomonas phragmitis containing:
- a CDS encoding carboxymuconolactone decarboxylase family protein — encoded protein: MRLDYLRHADALPLQALTAISAHLHHSTLDQELLALIQLRASQLNGCAYCIDMHSKDLQALGAEPARIHLLPAWREAGVYSPAEQAVLAWTEAVTLISHEQDLQARFKSLAEHFNETEITRLTFAIIAINSWNRLSVAFGRQPDGYQPGDLEPFMQQALKRFTSPA
- a CDS encoding DUF2789 domain-containing protein, with translation MDMPNKTLAELFAQLGLDSDPSSIDTFFATHSLDHDAKLSEAPFWNASQAAFLREEILEDAEWAPVVDELNARLHER
- a CDS encoding glycosyltransferase family 4 protein; this translates as MSNWRWTERSEPVTDLVIAEQQEGADSQLVCGKPSPKARRSTLWECRKKGLEPVTLEMEKHLRIMSATRDVPKLVNVMREHQTDVINCHMPNAHMLGVLANCMTGGKHLLVRTSYNANGPDDKWRSRFLLKNATDGLVVISEHARQQAVERFKFPASRIAVIEPGIDLERFNTSMDREQARARFGFGPDDFVIGMASRIQPRRRLDLLLNAAAELRKQIPNLKLFLVGHGDANNVVHAPAERLGISDLLVMPGYIEGDDLVAAYRAMDLLYFPVGGTDQSCRTLREVLACGCPVIGGNVGFIPELVKEGVNGLLVDLDVDQARDSILALYRNPELRQRMACQAGEDAEKRFRLRHQARQNLALYQRLHAYKALPQPRKRVSKRALALLGFYAYLALSELELF
- a CDS encoding VRR-NUC domain-containing protein; translation: MPDSLGPEHYYLSNFLTALNWIEERYGDLLSAEEHAFICGFRHLPLASQALLVRLVMRKGPHFRHSALKYPEIGDIAIAAEALLKHGWLRDDQPLDAAQLFALLRRGELLTLLPDTPSSTRKADLFEALCAKISQPTRFSELAGFLNEPLYTLMVGPLCERLRLMFFGNLSQQWSEFVLADLGIFRYEQVPIAAQARGFSQRADIDDYLHLRACREQLEAGASVNSVLEQLGPVRSDNPWILNRHAKLLFLLARQAERDGELHNAVMLYQRSHYPGARQRRIRLLERLESWDSAWSLAQVALASPESDAEQQLLERLLARLARQLDQPAPAPRPRCEPERIDLTLANTGSVEWAVREHLHTEQTPVHYVENTLINSLFGLLCWEAIFTPLPGAFFHPFHTGPVDLLSADFHQRRAQQFTRCLARLDDGSHAQHIRAIYQAKQGIQSPFVAWDWLPAELLDQALLCLPAEHLKAWFQRLLQDLRNNRAGMPDLIQFWPQERRYRMIEVKGPGDRLQDNQKRWIEFCTRHNMPVQVCHVRWSEA
- a CDS encoding ATP-dependent DNA helicase; translation: MSYRIGVRALCEFTAREGDLDLRFTPAPTAEEGQAGHRTVIARRGPDYLSEIPVAGDYPGLRVVGRADGYDPDFKLLEEIKTHRGDVSRIPHNHQVLHWAQVKVYGWLLCQQWGMDEIDLAVVYFNVVTQQETVFRERFGAESLREFFQLQCQRFIAWAEQETLHRQRRDHDLGALSFPYPSFRHGQRQLAEAVYRAARDGEQLLAQATTGIGKTLGTLFPQLKAFPAQQLDRLFFLCAKTPGRHLALEALQALHQHNPGLNLRVLEHVARDKACEYPERACHGDSCPLAKGFYDRLPAARLAALQAGWLDQVQVRAIAREHQICPYYLSQELCRWSDVVVCDYNYYFDLGALLYSLTLINDWRVTLLVDEAHNLIDRARGMYSAELDQARFNSLRRSAPARLKGPLDRVARHWNQLHQDQQADYQIYPQVADLFVASLNKAVSALTDHLTDQPTGNDTALLQFYLDAMLFCRLAEAYGPHSLFDITRYQDRQQALSTLCLRNVIPAPFLAERFRLAHSSTLFSATLSPAPYYRDLLGLNQDCQALEVESPFRPEQLDVRITSKLSTRYPDRTDSLGPISALIAQQFHQRPGNYLAFFSSYDYLQQALAHLRRHYPQIPLWEQSRQMNESQRQSFLQQFTSESQGVGFAVLGGAFGEGIDLPGPRLIGAFIATLGLPQVNPVNEEIRQRMEDQFGNGYDYAYLYPGLQKVVQAAGRVIRTTEDHGVVWLLDQRFAERRIRRWLPSWWQIRS